Proteins encoded within one genomic window of Argiope bruennichi chromosome 7, qqArgBrue1.1, whole genome shotgun sequence:
- the LOC129974818 gene encoding protein jagunal-like, translating to MASRGGARAKGTDGNDFGHRETVASHYQISSVNKRRLKICIAFHVLLFIFSLLKLSNAILNFFQISYSHVYDVTLPTPALWEWLWLISIVFNIPAVIALRKNYIMPMKIFAGGIFVCGICPLVAAIIYHSGDLKVFLMAETTDKRIDRFYNIPVVLILCVFVSITFLVHSLSLMFASNLMRAWTPKKGKKKM from the exons atggcTTCCAGAGGAGGAGCTAGAGCTAAAGGGACTGATGGAAATGATTTTGGTCATCGTGAGACAGTCGCCTCTCATTATCAGATTAG ttcgGTAAATAAAAGAAGATTGAAGATATGCATCGCCTTCCATGTCTTGCTTTTCATCTTCAGTTTGCTGAAGCTCTCAAATGCaatattgaatttctttcaaatttcttattctcATGTATATGATGTAACTCTTCCAACTCCTGCTTTGTGGGAGTGGCTTTGGCTGATTAGTATTGTTTTTAACATTCCTGCTGTCATTGCTCTGAGGAAGAACTACATTATGccaatgaaaatatttgctgGTGGAATTTTTGTATGTGGTATTTGTCCTTTAGTTGCTGCCATAATATATCATTCTggtgatttaaaagtatttttaatggcaGAAACTACTGATAAAAGAATTGACAGGTTTTATAACATTCCAGTTGTATTAATATTATGTGTGTTTGTTTCTATAACATTCCTAGTTCATTCTTTAAGTCTGATGTTTGCTTCCAACTTAATGAGAGCTTGGACTCCAAAGAAAGGGAAAAAGAAGATGTAA